Part of the Vigna unguiculata cultivar IT97K-499-35 chromosome 3, ASM411807v1, whole genome shotgun sequence genome, ttactcaatttcatcTCTCTGTTTCACTTTGTTTGTCTCACAGCTCTAGTTCTCTCTCAAGCTTTCTTCACTTCCTGAACTTGTCGTGTCGTGTCTGGCTTTGGCCATCATCAAAGTCAAGTCTTCTTCACGTAAGTGAGAATCCATAGATCTCATTTATACTCTTGTTCATGTTAATCCAACTTATTTCCTTGTGTGTATGtttcatcattttaatttaatttgagttGTCATTCAGGGATGAATTCCTCTATCTTTGAAAATTTGTTCTTGAATAATTTAATGGAGATTTACTTGATTCTCTcctttattttgaaattgtttgtaCCTGTTCTTTTTACAAATGTACGATACTTCTCTCTTGTTAGCAAGGTTATCAATGACAGAAGGCGAAAATTATGCCCAATAAGCATGCCAGTCCAACCTATGTTACTGCTATAGTGGTTTTCCTTTGGTTCACAAATGTCCTATTTTGATCTTGTCAGAAATTTTCATGTTATAGTGTTATGGTTGCGCCATTAATGGTTATTCAACAACATTGCTTGTTTGTGTTGCAATTGCCACTCTAAGAGAAAGAAATGAAACTGCAAGGGGATGCAACTATGACTCTATGTTGCCTGTGAACTGAATATAACATGTTTTTCCCGATGATGAGggttttgatattttgaaaagtttgtgCCTGTTAATTGGAGATTATATCCAACATTAGTGTATCATGTCCAACATTACTAGAACATTTTCCTACCGTTCATGTTGTTGATGATGGTATGATTTGCCAATGGTCTTATACTTAGAAGAACTTCATgcatgattttagttttttaaatctGTGCATTAACACTATATGACttacttttaagaaaaatgctatattatttattttggattgaagtttttttataaattttttatttataggaaAATACACATGGATTCATCACAAAGCACAGCTCTAGGGGGGAATGGTGGAAGTGGTGGAAATGGGACATTGGTTTCTCAAACTAATGATATGACAGCTTCTGCAGCCGGAGCTGATGATTCTATGCAGAAGTTGAGCCAGGTCAGCAACTCAATTCAGAAAACCTTGGGCCTTATTCATCAGCTTTACCTCACAGTTTCTACCTTCAATGCTGCCTTTCAAATGCCTCTACTCCAGCGCATGTATTTTATTCTGATCCTTTTcctgtaatgtttttttttttttttttttttttttttctgttttgctTTTACTTCGTGTTCAAAATTGatcatattttactttaaacatTCCAGTAATGGCCTTGTTGTAGAGCTTGACAACATGGTTAAATTGGCAGAGAAATGCAACATTCAG contains:
- the LOC114176563 gene encoding mediator of RNA polymerase II transcription subunit 10b-like isoform X2 yields the protein MDSSQSTALGGNGGSGGNGTLVSQTNDMTASAAGADDSMQKLSQVSNSIQKTLGLIHQLYLTVSTFNAAFQMPLLQRINGLVVELDNMVKLAEKCNIQVPMEVVNLIDDGKNPDEFTKDVINSCIAKNQITKGKTDALKSLRKNLLEELEQNFPDEVETFRESRAAAAAELKRQAQAQSALPNGDVRVKSEH
- the LOC114176563 gene encoding mediator of RNA polymerase II transcription subunit 10b-like isoform X1, which translates into the protein MDSSQSTALGGNGGSGGNGTLVSQTNDMTASAAGADDSMQKLSQVSNSIQKTLGLIHQLYLTVSTFNAAFQMPLLQRMYFILILFLNGLVVELDNMVKLAEKCNIQVPMEVVNLIDDGKNPDEFTKDVINSCIAKNQITKGKTDALKSLRKNLLEELEQNFPDEVETFRESRAAAAAELKRQAQAQSALPNGDVRVKSEH